The following coding sequences lie in one Drosophila bipectinata strain 14024-0381.07 chromosome XR, DbipHiC1v2, whole genome shotgun sequence genomic window:
- the l(1)G0469 gene encoding uncharacterized protein l(1)G0469, which yields MNRSNSFVSSLKWWPLQGHNNQPANNQAAPPSGGYSQSAPSSPTSNWPPPLQQQQNPLALRHHHLPQHKSSAGGGIVGATFGSSVAVQKLRESKWFKPEEQRIFCAVVECGFIVEIRSSAAAEAAAAATAAAAAAAASTDLDEEDEDALDSLDGPPSKLALTLAPALVIPRNGSSFLETQDENETPVASWYGIVLCKVAKDNKPKPDTIEIFSVKIRENGTYKLIKMALADIWSHGWELRINNFADKEKVPHNEKDIRNQVSVARKAKQSLWNNNKHFVYWCRYGSRQQDLRKRQMSECVKWGSVGMNAGMLLVLNNRQKSYSHSK from the exons ATGAACCGCTCGAATAGCTTTGTCAGCTCCCTGAAGTGGTGGCCCCTGCAGGGCCACAAcaaccagccagccaacaACCAGGCAGCTCCACCTAGCGGCGGCTACTCCCAGTCGGCACCCAGCTCGCCCACCTCCAACTGGCCGCCACcgctgcaacagcagcagaacCCGCTAGCACTGCGCCACCATCATCTGCCCCAGCACAAGTCCTCCGCCGGCGGGGGCATTGTGGGAGCCACCTTCGGCAGCAGCGTCGCTGTCCAGAAGCTGCGCGAATCCAAGTGGTTCAAGCCCGAGGAGCAGCGCATCTTCTGCGCCGTCGTCGAGTGCGGCTTCATAGTTGAGATACGCAGCAGCGCCGCAGCCGAGGCGGCAGCAGCTGCCACAGCCGCGGCCGCAGCGGCAGCTGCCTCGACCGACCTGGAtgaggaggacgaggacgcACTCGACTCGCTCGACGGCCCGCCGTCAAAGCTGGCGTTGACGCTGGCGCCGGCGCTGGTGATTCCGCGCAACGGAAGCAGCTTCCTGGAGACGCAGGACGAAAACGAGACGCCGGTGGCCTCCTGGTACGGCATCGTCCTCTGCAAGGTGGCCAAAG ACAATAAACCCAAACCCGATACCATTGAGATATTTTCTGTGAAAATACGTGAGAATGGCACATACAAGCTGATCAAGATGGCATTGGCCGACATTTGGAGTCACGGCTGGGAGTTGAGGATCAATAATTTTGCCGACAAGGAGAAGGTTCCACACAACGAAAAGGATATACGCAATCag GTTTCGGTGGCCAGGAAGGCTAAACAGAGCCTGtggaacaacaacaagcacTTCGTGTACTGGTGCCGCTACGGAAGTCGTCAGCAGGATCTGCGCAAGCGACAG ATGTCGGAGTGCGTTAAATGGGGCAGCGTCGGCATGAACGCGGGCATGTTGCTGGTGCTCAATAATAGACAAAAAAGCTATTCCCACTCAAAGTAA
- the LOC108119546 gene encoding protein-lysine N-methyltransferase EEF2KMT, with amino-acid sequence MAGKYEKLQQQFLCCYPVNKMAWSSVKLPLNWAEQQELIAATCGHPLNKSHPVRRSYLEAFLKQLMHLLKDQDELHDDLYGNLCGRMAESPSSGTAYAYKHYLIQPGAQITLRESNSFVSEGTTGLCTWEAALALADYILQHKDVVKGKNVVELGAGAGLVGILLKLPALELHTGQVLLTDGSEPCVQLMRENIALNFDTKDEAGEVPQAETLRWDAVAKFPWEKYAKTDLLLAADVIYDDSQFDALLGALDYLFIQRSNQLEMLLASTVRNVDTLHKFMTELSAHGYKVTPCANVSACASHFCRDHTAAVQIISIRR; translated from the exons ATGGCAGGAAAGTACGAAAAGCTACAGCAGCAATTCCTGTGCTGCTATCCGGTTAATAAGATGGCCTGGTCG TCGGTGAAGCTGCCATTGAACTGGGcggagcagcaggagctgaTAGCAGCCACATGTGGTCACCCATTGAATAAAAGCCATCCGGTGCGCCGCAGCTACCTGGAAGCGTTCCTCAAGCAACTGATGCACCTGCTGAAGGATCAGGATGAGCTGCACGACGATCTCTACGGAAACCTGTGCGGCCGTATGGCAGAGAGTCCAAGTTCCGGCACGGCCTATGCCTACAAACACTATCTGATCCAGCCTGGAGCACAAATTACGCTTCGGGAATCAAACAGCTTTGTGAGCGAAGGAACCACTGGGCTCTGCACTTGGGAGGCAGCCCTGGCCCTGGCAGACTATATTCTGCAGCACAAGGATGTGGTTAAAGGCAAGAATGTGGTTGAACTCGGGGCTGGTGCCGGTCTGGTGGGAATTCTGCTGAAATTACCTGCCCTGGAACTGCACACTGGACAGGTGCTACTCACAGATGGCAGTGAGCCATGTGTACAGCTGATGCGAGAAAATATTGCATTGAATTTCGATACCAAAGACGAGGCGGGGGAAGTGCCTCAAGCGGAGACTCTACGCTGGGATGCAGTGGCCAAGTTTCCTTGGGAAAAATACGCCAAAACGGATCTGCTTCTGGCAGCGGATGTTATTTACGATGACTCCCAGTTCGATGCCCTGCTAGGAGCACTGGATTACTTGTTCATACAGAGAAGCAATCAGCTGGAAATGCTTCTGGCCAGTACAGTGCGGAATGTGGATACACTGCACAAGTTTATGACGGAATTGA GTGCCCATGGGTACAAGGTGACACCCTGTGCGAATGTATCAGCCTGTGCCAGCCACTTTTGTCGCGATCACACCGCCGCCGTTCAAATTATCTCCATCAGACGCTAG
- the LOC108119547 gene encoding divalent-cation tolerance protein CutA: MQYLACARFLPSSWVFARNLLIVASSAAFVTSCSSFADTRHLAGISASKMSSNDQTCKSSCPGAPYQAGSSSVAYVTTPDQESAKKLARGIIERKLAACVNIVPQIESIYMWEGKVNEDSEYLLMIKTRTQRIDELSKYVRENHPYSVAEVISLPIQNGNPPYLKWIEQTVPEKAENKD, translated from the coding sequence ATGCAGTATCTGGCCTGCGCAAGGTTTTTGCCCTCGAGCTGGGTATTTGCACGCAACCTGTTAATTGTCGCTAGCAGCGCCGCTTTCGTCACAAGCTGTTCGTCTTTCGCCGACACCAGACACCTTGCCGGAATCTCCGCTTCCAAGATGAGTAGCAACGACCAGACCTGTAAATCGTCCTGCCCTGGGGCACCATACCAGGCAGGCAGCAGCTCAGTGGCATATGTGACCACTCCGGACCAGGAGTCTGCCAAGAAGCTGGCCCGCGGCATCATCGAACGAAAACTGGCTGCTTGCGTGAACATTGTGCCGCAAATCGAGTCCATATACATGTGGGAGGGCAAGGTCAACGAAGACAGCGAGTACCTGCTGATGATCAAGACGCGCACCCAACGAATCGACGAGCTGAGCAAGTACGTCCGGGAGAATCACCCGTACAGCGTGGCCGAGGTCATCTCCCTGCCCATCCAGAACGGCAATCCGCCGTACTTGAAGTGGATCGAGCAGACAGTGCCGGAAAAGGCTGAGAACAAAGACTAA
- the rictor gene encoding rapamycin-insensitive companion of mTOR yields the protein MASLHSSWRFGKRSKQLRIKVSQDPEDFYRLDPTRSATENAFDIYSMLCQEETRDTKRLFLLNALASLCLGARKGSHHSKILFSTEELLYCLSASLVHTFTQVRAAALRTIRYALSTPNDIKAFNALQLQHLLCRSIDLMLKNDDERVQALKLVRKMLAIAPEDISPVVVRCLVSLADSGIEENDNLLRACLATLAEIAVLNPALLIVCGGVTSITRNVLECHNPRIAESLCGVLLYLLEWPQTRNICGVRLDCLAAPYCDFTYRLGIMDKNKDARELRYTSCRLALLSVLRSWTGTLEFCDPSKPSGLKAIVDALYLNQVEVRKAILDLLYELLSLPQPTWTDDYAVALQAVDPSDFQDTWLLSNGFVSAEGRSILPTLAARAPNVVEQHLALLLYCFLETGLLNALVEVAVGSDQFVSVQATVLIGKILQLMHTHLPPDICCTSPALPTLVGHATQGNQQANAAVAALQNYQKMLRQRPASWSLFLDSIIQGGALIQTRLFRRHLNVQEQAGGPVLQLQETAEAAGFSQFRSATLGRSRLDSVSSDESNSQASSSSRSSFRLKRKFLPPTFFDHFRAFNRLLQDSRVLTQPDAQWDWDVITTILKSNLIRKLDYTLGKFLKRLVDFYKPRNNRFSHQDLVPGQRLPAYVSAGLDLIDVLLGSSELECMRYITDYFSDISQQLAAVTTSNRAHDCLFSPQHMNNTMCQLYFLYIGRMCRTTKGIEVLKNTTVFEYLINLVRVTDHVCYVKLIVSGLNYSYENLPRQVLDKALTSAKTRSGRLYATQFLAVLLRARLPNFEVWGIPMIIVQTRDSDRSVVLAALEVLEEACHDKYYLQEIISHWPNLSQRGDAGRLLMARYYSLPRGLNSTNARVEEEIKYWRNGYNKRYVLLVEADTHSSLTLHIRNEDGYYSRRNCNQRPQTVPPNIAPHLYGQMVQTSQGMTALRKHGDLPQLVELLLRAKCSDDAECLELKAAIWALAHASTHSIGIEYLVELNARLYEWLIMLVTKCEVYSVRATCFSALGIIAGTQAGANILFKLNWLSVRHDRNTMWPVHQPEDWMSSQYTPVRHYYEDANSYNQMTVLEDQVDGFYLGSHYWNVVGTLTESIAGGGGSLAGAAIHSTLKDPNETGTDDGHTNRVVAAKSKTLPEGSNLRPGKHQRSLSESKTTDVISLLGGATGPGAGPGGVAPTGSLFPVPYHHRIRYNSCTDSNTSGVSSCESVTGRTAAAAAAAAANLSDLQQFVLSPIPSMSNLLEIDPTKMFRNDLVSGNSLSSAMTMKGYAQLRSLRAYSRPVFSESAFCDLVGPVDAPCEVQMRRHDWTHPHRRLKVRSLDRQPKLSEVYRRMLSDEMNVLLPTANAVKYMPRNDQKGPCYAGIGLPKNVLDLFPTRNVNRTYVSRDIQDQDLMGVNLLSSAGNGGGVGRQQFFNDSLTNEGGDESSVISSLSDVSSASRRGPQQRGPQFQQQQQPNDGKHARSQCLHCARSSRQQQRQDSQSNGGGTGLSGGNGGEASLAPCELYRTAAAALLASMAGPVLPKKSSSSGSGNVPTTGADISFHSPESMLSEDSLPDRLTASILYNVQRLANPVSAKQSKMALLELKQKHPHAFQDICLYSESCKTLGRSSYRMSARRFLQELFLDLNLDSFYVEPQLIIAARKLPAEEKADSATTPATTPTSLQPTVPLRMPAMKPKPKSLAQLASVYETSWENLLMDFSPRTGPTAAKSSSLDVPFPAPTQAVQNKLHIGETESSVSGSGSGSEDEDGETGEDVCDGSSVTTGHTALPTGNSNRSSICTISQQPPGGAGVGAPAASSGGASASTDEMRNDNRQYTRGRFYTLELDLSCTRNKFPIKDRSQAVPILTRQVSASGSAAGNESTSSELNYSTVTKSLAASMAKAIGSLYCEKRLQSSKSEAVLGAGAGAGAAGSATAVPCGVGSWQQKSKILEPLGEDPVK from the exons ATGGCCTCCCTACATTCCAGTTGGCGTTTTGGCAAGCGGAGCAAACAATTACGCATTAAAG tTTCCCAAGACCCTGAGGACTTCTACCGCCTGGATCCCACACGATCGGCCACCGAGAATGCCTTCGACATCTACTCGATGCTCTGCCAGGAGGAGACCCGCGACACCAAGCGCCTGTTCCTGCTCAACGCCCTGGCCTCGCTCTGTTTGGGCGCCCGAAAGGGCTCCCACCACAGCAAAATCCTCTTCAGCACCGAGGAGCTGCTCTATTG TTTGAGCGCTTCGCTGGTGCACACGTTCACCCAAGTGCGTGCCGCTGCCCTGAGGACGATCCGCTATGCCCTCAGCACGCCGAACGACATCAAGGCCTTCAACGCCCTCCAGCTGCAGCATCTGCTGTGCCGATCCATCGATCTGATGCTGAAGAACGACGACGAGCGCGTCCAGGCCTTGAAGCTGGTCCGCAAAATGCTGGCCATTGCCCCGGAGGACATCAGTCCGGTGGTGGTGCGTTGCCTGGTCTCCCTGGCCGATAGCGGTATCGAGGAGAACGACAATCTTTTGCGCGCCTGCCTGGCCACTCTGGCCGAGATCGCTGTCCTGAATCCCGCCCTGCTCATCGTCTGTGGCGGCGTCACCTCAATCACCCGCAACGTACTGGAGTGCCACAATCCCCGAATAGCGGAGAGTCTGTGCGGTGTGCTGCTCTACCTGCTGGAGTGGCCCCAGACCAGGAATATATGCGGCGTGAGGCTGGACTGTCTGGCGGCGCCCTACTGCGATTTCACCTACCGCCTGGGCATCATGGATAAAAACAA AGATGCCCGGGAACTCCGCTACACCAGCTGTCGTCTGGCCCTGCTCTCCGTTTTGCGCAGCTGGACGGGCACCCTTGAATTCTGTGATCCCAGCAAACCCTCTGGCCTGAAAGCAATAGTCGATGCCCTCTATCTGAACCAGGTCGAAGTCAGA AAAGCAATACTGGATCTGCTGTACGAGCTGCTCTCGCTACCGCAACCCACTTGGACGGATGACTATGCGGTGGCGTTGCAGGCAGTGGATCCTTCCGACTTCCAAGACACCTGGCTGCTCAGCAACGGCTTCGTGTCCGCCGAGGGCCGTTCCATCCTGCCCACTCTCGCCGCCCGAGCTCCTAACGTGGTGGAACAGCACCTGGCCCTGCTGCTGTACTGCTTCCTGGAAACTGGACTGCTGAACGCCCTCGTGGAGGTAGCGGTGGGCAGTGACCAGTTCGTCTCGGTGCAGGCCACCGTCTTGATCGGGAAAATCCTGCAACTGATGCACACCCATCTGCCGCCGGATATTTGCTGCACAAGTCCCGCACTGCCCACCCTGGTGGGGCATGCCACGCAAGGCAACCAGCAGGCGAATGCGGCGGTGGCTGCGCTGCAGAATTATCAGAAGATGCTGCGCCAAAGGCCGGCATCCTGGAGTCTCTTCCTGGACAGCATCATTCAGGGCGGTGCTCTGATCCAGACGCGACTCTTTCGTCGACATCTGAACGTCCAGGAGCAGGCCGGCGGACCCGTGCTCCAGCTGCAGGAAACAGCCGAGGCGGCTGGCTTCTCGCAATTCCGTTCTGCCACTCTGGGTCGGTCCCGCCTGGACTCGGTCTCCAGCGACGAGTCCAACTCCCAGGCGTCGAGTTCCTCCCGCTCCAGTTTCCGACTAAAGCGAAAGTTCCTGCCCCCGACCTTCTTTGATCATTTCCGGGCCTTCAATCGACTGCTCCAGGACTCGCGAGTCCTCACCCAGCCCGATGCCCAGTGGGACTGGGATGTGATCACCACCATACTTAAGTCGAATCTGATCCGCAAACTGGACTACACCCTGGGCAAGTTCCTCAAGCGCTTGGTGGACTTCTACAAGCCGCGCAACAACCGCTTCTCGCATCAAGATCTGGTCCCGGGCCAGCGGCTTCCGGCCTACGTGAGTGCTGGCCTGGATCTGATAGATGTACTCCTCGGCAGCAGCGAG CTGGAATGCATGCGCTACATCACCGACTACTTCTCGGACATCAGCCAGCAGCTGGCTGCGGTGACGACGTCGAATCGTGCCCACGACTGCCTCTTCAGTCCCCAGCACATGAACAACACCATGTGCCAGCTGTACTTCCTCTACATTGGTCGGATGTGCCGGACCACCAAAGGCATTGAAGTTCTGAAGAACACCACCGTCTTTGAATA CTTAATCAACTTGGTCCGAGTTACGGATCACGTTTGCTATGTGAAGCTTATTGTGTCCGGATTGAACTATAGCTACGAGAACCTGCCGCGCCAGGTGCTGGATAAGGCGCTCACGTCCGCCAAGACGCGCAGCGGACGACTGTATGCCACCCAGTTCTTGGCGGTGCTGCTGCGAGCGAGGCTGCCAAACTTCGAGGTGTGGGGCATTCCCATGATCATCGTCCAGACACGCGACTCGGACCGCAGCGTTGTCCTGGCGGCACTCGAGGTGCTGGAGGAGGCCTGCCACGACAAGTACTACCTGCAGGAGATCATCAGCCACTGGCCGAATCTGAGCCAGCGCGGAGACGCCGGTCGGCTGCTGATGGCCCGGTACTACTCGCTGCCCCGCGGCCTCAACAGCACCAACGCCCGAGTGGAGGAGGAGATCAAGTACTGGCGGAATGGCTACAACAAGCGGTACGTCCTACTCGTGGAGGCGGACACCCACTCAAGTCTGACGCTGCACATCCGCAACGAGGACGGCTACTATTCCCGGCGGAACTGCAATCAGCGACCGCAGACAGTGCCCCCGAACATAGCCCCCCATCTCTATGGCCAGATGGTGCAGACCAGCCAGGGGATGACGGCGCTGAGGAAGCACGGGGACCTGCCCCAGCtggtggagctgctgctgcgggCCAAGTGCTCGGACGATGCCGAGTGCCTGGAGCTGAAGGCGGCCATTTGGGCGTTGGCGCACGCCTCCACGCATTCCATTGGAATTGAATACCTAGTGGAGCTGAATGCCAG ACTCTATGAGTGGCTCATCATGCTGGTGACCAAGTGCGAGGTGTACTCCGTGCGGGCCACGTGCTTCAGTGCCTTGGGAATAATAGCCGGGACCCAGGCGGGTGCCAATATTCTCTTCAAGCTGA ATTGGCTGAGTGTTCGCCATGATAGGAACACGATGTGGCCAGTGCACCAGCCCGAGGACTGGATGTCCAGCCAGTACACGCCTGTAAGGCACTACTACGAGGATGCCAACTCGTACAATCAAATGACAGTGCTTGAGGATCAGGTCGACGGCTTCTACCTGGGCTCCCACTACTGGAACGTGGTGGGCACTCTAACGGAGTCCATTGCCGGTGGCGGGGGATCGCTGGCCGGAGCCGCCATTCACAGCACACTCAAGGATCCGAATGAGACGGGAACCGATGACGGGCACACGAATCGTGTGGTGGCCGCCAAATCCAAAACTTTGCCGGAGGGCAGTAACTTGCGACCCGGGAAGCATCAGCGCTCCCTGTCCGAGTCCAAGACAACGGATGTGATCAGCTTACTGGGCGGTGCAACCGGACCGGGAGCTGGTCCAGGGGGAGTGGCACCGACGGGATCCCTGTTTCCGGTCCCGTACCATCATCGAATACGATACAACTCCTGCACAGATTCCAATACCTCGGGCGTGAGTAGCTGCGAATCGGTGACCGGACGCACTGCAGCCgctgcggctgctgcggcGGCGAATCTCAGTGACCTGCAGCAGTTTGTCCTGAGCCCGATACCCAGCATGTCCAACCTCCTGGAAATCGATCCCACCAAAATGTTCCGCAACGATTTGGTCTCCGGCAACTCCCTCTCCTCCGCGATGACGATGAAGGGCTATGCTCAACTGCGCTCCCTGCGCGCCTACAGCCGCCCGGTCTTCTCCGAGTCGGCGTTCTGCGACTTGGTCGGCCCGGTGGACGCCCCCTGCGAGGTGCAGATGCGACGGCACGACTGGACGCACCCGCACCGGCGCCTGAAAGTCCGCAGCCTGGACCGGCAGCCGAAGCTGAGCGAGGTGTACAG GAGGATGTTATCGGACGAGATGAACGTACTGCTGCCCACTGCGAATGCCGTGAAGTACATGCCGCGAAACGATCAGAAGGGACCCTGCTACGCCGGCATTGGTCTGCCCAAGAACGTACTCGACCTGTTCCCCACCCGCAACGTGAACCGCACCTATGTGTCGCGCGACATCCAGGACCAGGATCTAATGGGTGTCAACCTACTGAGCAGCGCCGGCAACGGTGGCGGCGTCGGGCGGCAACAGTTCTTCAACGACTCGCTGACAAACGAGGGTGGCGATGAGTCCTCGGTGATATCCTCCTTGTCGGATGTTTCTTCGGCCAGTCGTCGGGGTCCACAGCAGCGCGGTCCTCAGttccagcagcaacaacagccaaACGATGGGAAGCACGCCCGGAGCCAGTGCCTCCATTGTGCCAGATCGTCGCGCCAGCAACAGCGCCAGGATAGCCAAAGCAACGGAGGAGGAACAGGATTGAGCGGTGGCAATGGAGGCGAAGCATCCTTGGCCCCCTGCGAGCTCTACAGAACGGCGGCCGCCGCTCTGTTGGCGTCTATGGCTGGACCTGTTTTGCCCAAGAAGAGTAGCTCCTCGGGCTCGGGCAATGTCCCCACGACCGGAGCCGATATCAGTTTCCATTCGCCGGAGAGCATGCTCAGCGAGGACAGCCTCCCGGACAGACTCACCGCCTCCATATTGTACAATGTGCAGCGCTTGGCCAATCCCGTCAGTGCCAAGCAGTCAAAGATGGCTCTGCTAGAGCTGAAGCAGAAGCATCCCCATGCCTTTCAG GACATTTGTCTGTACTCGGAGTCGTGCAAAACGCTCGGAAGGAGCAGCTACCGGATGAGTGCGCGTCGCTTCTTGCAGGAACTGTTCCTCGACCTCAACCTGGACTCGTTTTACGTGGAGCCGCAGCTCATAATTGCGGCTCGAAAACTGCCTGCCGAGGAGAAAGCGGATTCTGCCACAACACCCGCAACGACGCCGACCTCCTTGCAACCGACGGTGCCTCTGCGGATGCCGGCCATGAAACCGAAGCCCAAGAGTCTGGCGCAGCTGGCCAGCGTGTACGAGACCAGTTGGGAGAACCTTCTGATGGATTTCTCGCCCCGAACGGGTCCCACTGCCGCCAAGTCGTCGTCGCTAGACGTTCCGTTTCCTGCACCTACCCAAGCCGTACAAAACAAGCTGCACATCGGCGAAACGGAGAGCTCGGTGTCCGGCAGCGGTAGCGGCAGCGAGGACGAGGACGGAGAGACTGGAGAGGATGTGTGCGATGGCAGTTCCGTGACCACTGGCCACACGGCGCTACCCACAG GCAACAGCAATCGCAGCAGCATCTGTACGATCAGCCAACAGCCGCCGGGCGGGGCCGGAGTAGGAGCTCCTGCGGCCTCAAGTGGCGGTGCCAGTGCCTCGACGGACGAGATGCGGAACGACAACCGGCAGTATACGCGCGGACGCTTCTACACGCTGGAGCTGGACTTGAGCTGCACCCGCAACAAGTTTCCCATCAAGGACCGCAGCCAGGCGGTGCCGATACTGACGCGGCAGGTGAGCGCCAGCGGCAGTGCCGCCGGTAATGAGTCCACCTCCTCGGAGCTCAACTACTCTACGGTGACCAAGAGCCTGGCTGCCTCGATGGCCAAGGCGATTGGCAGTCTCTACTGCGAGAAGCGTTTGCAGAGCTCCAAATCGGAGGCTGTGCTCGGAGCGGGTGCGGGTGCGGGTGCGGCTGGATCGGCGACGGCAGTGCCCTGCGGGGTGGGCAGCTGGCAGCAAAAGTCAAAGATCCTGGAGCCGCTGGGCGAGGATCCGGTGAAGTGA
- the LOC108119544 gene encoding uncharacterized protein: MANVWGKLVIQFFKYAPSYVVCLSFMPCGMIFGYSICAFVAERNLKSGLIHYGPLILGACWAVVTALAMFSLKLVKKCIVYWQPWLLISAGIFNLIASCFYFADGFDHVGAYISYVAHSMTFVAGYSYLLTMTSKASRSILISTSCSCYLLGVASAVSLIVAAYSRNKEQLSGQSATTEQLIDGIYVNFAGTYLSVAAAMLAILIGIKVLDFLGTVDLVNSLDNDLRIANSNGSIFENRDEVIKRLQFFYVTKNQQWNVILLLLFTEAVQHALLVYFLYWFALNPAIRLTSFSDIDAMFWVIFAGSLVTLLCQWFLSVKVTFVGSQVALIFFTLLAMILCNVTDSRWSLWLLLVLFGLSYSNQTIVLLEVTHLRYTELVVGASYILKLVDTSIVYFYFVADAKNSYFYSTESSTLMAQGFVFMIITALLALVVGMKVPRTHRTQLLEIQYEVYGIIFMKHQIEQLNVRWLNDGTIPTISQ, encoded by the exons atggCAAACGTGTGGGGAAAGCTGGTTATCCAGTTCTTCAAGTACGCCCCCAGCTATGTGG TGTGCCTGAGTTTCATGCCCTGTGGCATGATCTTTGGCTACAGCATTTGTGCCTTTGTGGCGGAGAGGAATCTTAAATCCGGACTTATCCACTATGGCCCCTTGATACTGGGCGCCTGCTGGGCCGTTGTCACCGCCTTGGCCATGTTCTCTCTAAAGCTGGTGAAGAAGTGCATCGTCTACTGGCAGCCATGGCTGCTCATCTCCGCCGGGATATTCAATCTCATTGCCAGTTGTTTCTACTTTGCAGATGGATTTG ATCACGTGGGAGCTTATATATCGTATGTGGCCCACAGCATGACCTTTGTGGCTGGATACAGTTACTTGCTAACGATGACCTCCAAGGCGAGTCGCTCCATCCTGATCTCCACCAGCTGCAGCTGCTATCTGCTGGGCGTGGCCTCCGCCGTGAGCCTCATTGTGGCCGCCTACAGCCGGAATAAGGAGCAGTTGTCCGGCCAAAGTGCCACCACGGAGCAGTTGATTGACGGAATCTATGTGAACTTTGCCGGAACCTATTTGAGCGTGGCCGCCGCCATGCTGGCCATACTGATTGGCATCAAGGTGCTGGACTTTCTGGGCACTGTGGACCTGGTGAATAGCCTGGACAACGACCTCCGCATCGCCAACTCCAACGGGAGCATCTTCGAGAACAGAGACGAGGTCATCAAGCGACTGCAGTTCTTCTACGTGACCAAAAACCAGCAGTGGAATGTGATTCTGCTGCTCCTGTTTACGGAGGCAGTGCAGCATGCCCTGCTCGTCTACTTCCTCTACTGGTTTGCCCTGAATCCGGCCATACGTCTGACGTCCTTCTCGGACATCGATGCCATGTTTTGGGTCATCTTCGCCGGCAGCTTAGTGACTCTCCTGTGCCAGTGGTTCCTGTCAGTGAAGGTGACTTTTGTGGGCTCCCAGGTAGCTCTGATCTTCTTCACCCTGCTGGCCATGATCCTTTGCAATGTGACCGACTCCCGCTGGTCCCTCTGGCTGCTCCTGGTGCTCTTCGGCCTGTCCTACTCCAACCAGACCATAGTCCTCCTGGAGGTCACCCACTTGCGATACACGGAACTGGTTGTGGGCGCCTCGTACATCCTGAAGCTCGTGGACACCAGCATTGTGTACTTTTACTTTGTGGCCGATGCCAAGAACTCGTACTTCTACTCCACGGAGTCGAGTACCCTGATGGCCCAGGGATTCGTCTTCATGATCATCACGGCCCTGCTGGCGCTCGTGGTGGGCATGAAGGTGCCCCGCACCCATCGCACCCAGCTCCTGGAGATCCAGTACGAGGTATACGGCATTATCTTCATGAAGCACCAAATCGAGCAGCTCAATGTCCGGTGGCTGAACGACGGCACCATTCCCACCATAAGCCAGTGA
- the Hs3st-B gene encoding heparan sulfate glucosamine 3-O-sulfotransferase 6 — MFVMSIWCSSLSLSSRSLAIALVVCITLVYFSYSFNACLLASISRSLQQSNLRNLLALTSTARNESSDTGNSSSSTNTSSTNASTSVSTNAPPAQSVTSSLDGAPKYQLLRQQGLRPSRHLPDTLIIGVKKSGTRALLEFIRLHPDVRAAGSEVHFFDRHYQRGLRWYRHHMPYTIEGQITMEKTPSYFVTKEVPQRVYHMNPATKLLIVVRDPVTRAISDYTQAASKKADMKRFEQLAFINGTYSVVDTNWGPVKIGVYARYLERWLLCFPLSQLLFISGERLIMDPAYEIGRVQDFLGLKRVVTEKHFYFNATKGFPCLFKSEARSTPHCLGKTKGRNHPHIDPAAIERLREFYRPFNNKFYQLTGINFAWP; from the exons ATGTTTGTGATGAGCATCTGGTGCAGCAGCCTCAGCCTGAGTAGCCGGAGTCTGGCCATCGCCCTGGTGGTGTGCATCACTCTGGTCTACTTCTCCTACAGCTTCAATGCCTGCCTCCTGGCCAGCATCAGTCGCAGCCTCCAGCAG AGCAATCTCCGCAACCTGCTGGCACTCACCTCCACAGCCCGCAATGAGAGCAGTGACACGGGAAACAGTAGCAGTTCCACCAATACCAGTAGCACCAATGCCTCCACCTCTGTATCCACCAATGCTCCGCCAGCTCAGTCCGTAACGAGCAGCCTGGATGGAGCACCCAAATATCAGCTGCTTCGGCAGCAGGGACTCCGGCCATCGCGTCATCTGCCGGACACTTTGATCATCGGAGTCAAGAAGAGCGGAACTCGAGCGCTGCTGGAGTTCATCCGACTGCATCCGGACGTGAGGGCCGCTGGCTCCGAGGTGCACTTTTTCGACAGGCACTATCAACGCGGCTTGAGATGGTATCGCCATCACATGCCCTACACCATCGAGGGTCAGATCACCATGGAGAAGACTCCCAGCTATTTTGTGACCAAGGAGGTGCCCCAAAGAGTCTATCACATGAATCCGGCCACCAA ACTGCTGATTGTGGTGCGGGATCCGGTGACGAGGGCCATCTCGGACTATACCCAGGCGGCCAGCAAGAAGGCGGACATGAAGCGGTTCGAGCAGCTGGCCTTCATCAATGGCACCTACTCGGTGGTGGACACCAACTGGGGTCCGGTGAAGATCGGGGTCTATGCCCGCTACCTGGAGCGCTGGCTTCTCTGCTTTCCACTGTCCCAGCTCCTCTTCATCAGCGGGGAGCGTCTCATCATGGATCCCGCCTATGAGATCGGACGTGTTCAGGACTTCCTGGGACTGAAGCGCGTCGTCACCGAAAAGCATTTCTACTTTAATGCCACCAAGGGCTTTCCGTGTCTCTTCAAATCGGAGGCCAGGTCCACACCGCACTGCCTGGGCAAGACCAAGGGCCGAAATCATCCGCATATCGATCCGGCGGCCATCGAGCGACTCCGGGAGTTCTATCGCCCATTTAACAACAAGTTCTATCAACTGACGGGAATTAATTTTGCCTGGCCATAG